The genomic DNA GTGCGGTGCTCCCACGTCGGCAGCTCGTAGGCCACGCCACTGACAGTCATACCCGAGGTCGGCCAAGTCTCCGAGTACACGTCCGAGTGCCCGAAGAGATCCTGCCCCCCCCGTTTCCCAGAGATCCCTCTCGTGGTTCCAAATCGCTAGCTGATGTGGCTTTGGCACTGTAGGCTCCCCTGACGTTTTCCCAGACCACGTAGGTGGGTTTGACGGTGGCGATGGCTTCTCGCATTTGCACCCATAGATTCGAGCGGGTGCCCTCGCTCATTCCGGCGCGTCGGCCAGCATGGCTGAGGTCCTGGCAGGGTGTACCGCCACTGACGATGTCCACCGGTTCTACGGTGGTCCAGTCGATTTTGGTCATGTCCCCGTGGTTCGGGACGTCCGGCCAGTGCTCGGCCATGACCTGTGACGGGGCATCCTCGAATTCGGAGTACCATGCGAGCTTGGATCCGAAAGCTCGTTCCACGGCGAGACCCAGGCCGCCGTACCCGGCGCACAATTCAGCGTGTCTCATGCAGCATCCTTGAGTTCGTTGGTGGTGAGTAGCCGGATGGCGGCGTCGATCTGTGCGGCGCGGGCCCGGTATTCGTCCGCGGCTTGAAGGTGTTGCATCCGGTGGTGGGGTTCGCGCTCGGCTGCCCGAGTCGAGACGGCGGCTTCCGTGCGCAACCCGTGGGCCGCGAGGGCCAGATGCGCGATCGCTTCGGTGTGCTTCATGCGGCCTTCCTGCCCGTACATTCCTCGGTGACGAGTTGCAGCCGCTGGCGCCTTACCTCGTCTGGCTCAGGCCACCGTGCCCTGATGTCGGCCAGGAGCGCGTCCCAGTCGGCCTGCGTCCAGTCCCTCGAGCGGATTTCGTGCTCGAGGCGTCGGGCCTGCCACCGGGCAGCAGCGGTTTCCCGACGCTGTGCGACAAACTGACGGCGAAGTTCGGCCGCTTCGTCCTCCAGACGTTGAATCTCCCCGAGGAGCTGCTTTTCGCGCTGGTGGAGCGTCCGAATGACCGTGTGCACGTCGCCCGACCTGCGCGTTGCGCCATGCGTGTAGCCAGCCATCAGCGGTCCTTTCGGTGGCAGGCGCACTGGTGCCGGTAGTAGCAAACGCCCAGGGCGTTGCGGCAGCACCCGCGGCGGCACTCATCAGAGCGGCGGATCATGCCGACACATCCTCGAGGTCTCGCATCAGCGCGTAGGCCCGGGGACCCCGTCCAGTCGGGTACTCCTCTTCGACGAGTGCGGCAATCTCGCCCCATCGCTCGACGAGAGCGGCCCAGCGCGGGGAAACCTCAGCCATGCGGTGGAACTGCTGCCGTAGCGAAGGCACGGCCGTGAGAAGCAATTCGCACCGGCGGAAGTCCGACGGGTCGGCTGGATCGTTGAATCCGGCCGGGACCTTCCCATGGACGAGGTACTGCACGATGGCGTTGGAGGAGACACCGCGTTCGCCGTAATTGAGCCAGCGTTCGAGTCCGGGATGTTCGGGATAGTTGAATCGCCAGCTCATGCCGCTGCCCCCTCCGAGACGCAGAATTCCTTGAGTAGATCGACTCGGAATCCGTACCAGTGGGACTCGTCGCGGGTGTCTCCCCGGCTCACGATGACGACGGGGGCGCCCATGTAGCCGAGGCCCTTGACAGCGGCCAGGGCTTGTGGATCCTCGGACAAGTCCACGGTCTTGTAGGTGACGTTGTTCTTGTCGAGCCAGCTCTTCGTCATCGTGCACTGAGGGCAATCTGGCTTCGTGTAAACGGTGATGGTGGTCAAGGTTCTCTCCAGATGGTGTGGGTAGGTCTTGTGGGCGGCCATCGCGGACAGTCGCCCATGGTTGAGGAGGTGGGGCGGGAGCATGGCCCCCGCCCCCTGCGCGGCGGTCATCGGACTAGAACGGGGCTTCGCTATCGGATGACCACGCGTTGCTGGACCCTTGTGCCTGGTTGGGCTGTGACCACGGGCTGT from Zhihengliuella flava includes the following:
- a CDS encoding DNA cytosine methyltransferase; this encodes MRHAELCAGYGGLGLAVERAFGSKLAWYSEFEDAPSQVMAEHWPDVPNHGDMTKIDWTTVEPVDIVSGGTPCQDLSHAGRRAGMSEGTRSNLWVQMREAIATVKPTYVVWENVRGAYSAKATSASDLEPREGSLGNGGGRISSGTRTCTRRLGRPRV
- a CDS encoding glutaredoxin domain-containing protein, with protein sequence MAAHKTYPHHLERTLTTITVYTKPDCPQCTMTKSWLDKNNVTYKTVDLSEDPQALAAVKGLGYMGAPVVIVSRGDTRDESHWYGFRVDLLKEFCVSEGAAA